From a single Maniola hyperantus chromosome 3, iAphHyp1.2, whole genome shotgun sequence genomic region:
- the LOC117996163 gene encoding syntenin-1-like, translating to MSLYPSLEDMKVDKMVRAQMAQDHAPPSYHSTYQPITAPAAPVAPNAPIHVYPALGEYMGLELSQDVIAVNMPEYQIQTVQPSGAVSMIAPISFQSPSLLKATVTNGIRQVILCKDRDGKCGLRLHSVNNGVFVCYVAAGSPAALAGLRFGDQILEINNIAMAGMSMEECHAILKKAPTNGINMAVRDRPFERTVTLHKDSLGHVGFQFKDGNIVGLVKDSSAARNGLLTDHQLLEINTVNVVGMKDKEISKVIDASPSVVNITIIPQYIYKHMISKMSSALFKELDRTPAV from the exons ATGTCGCTGTACCCCTCGTTGGAAGATATGAAAGTGGACAAGATGGTCCGAGCCCAAATGGCTCAAGACCATGCACCACCTTCGTACCATTCGACGTATCAGCCGATTACTGCACCAGCCGCGCCCGTCGCCCCTAATGCACCTATACATGTCTACCCTGCACTTGGAGAATATATGGGACTGGAGCTTTCACAAGATGTTATTGCAGTCAACATGCCAGAATATCAGATACAAACC GTGCAACCTTCTGGTGCAGTGAGTATGATAGCACCTATCTCTTTCCAATCCCCGAGTCTCTTGAAGGCAACAGTCACCAATGGTATCAGACAAGTCATACTCTGTAAAGACAGAGATGGGAAATGTGGTTTAAGGCTCCACTCAGTTAATAATGGAGTCTTTGTATGCTATGTTGCGGCCGGCAGCCCGGCTGCTCTGGCTGGACTCAGATTCGGTGACCAAATTTTGGAGATCAACAACATAGCAATGGCAGGAATGTCTATGGAGGAATGTCATGCTATTCTCAAAAAGGCACCTACAAATGGAATCAATATGGCTGTTCGTGACAG GCCTTTTGAGAGGACTGTTACCCTGCATAAGGATTCCCTTGGACATGTTGGATTCCAATTCAAGGATGGGAATATTGTTGGATTGGTGAAGGATTCATCTGCGGCACGGAACGGTCTATTGACTGACCATCAACTACTGGAGATAAACACTGTCAACGTTGTGGGCATGAAAGATAAGGAAATATCAAAGGTGATCGATGCCAGCCCCTCCGTTGTAAACATAACCATTATTCCACAATATATCTACAAACATATGATAAGCAA aatGTCATCCGCATTGTTCAAAGAATTGGACCGCACACCTGCTGTGTAA